The Peromyscus eremicus chromosome 2, PerEre_H2_v1, whole genome shotgun sequence genome includes the window ctttgaactcacagaggtccacctgcctctgcctcccaaatgctgggattaaaggcatgcgccaccacacccagctaagattcattatttttatcttatgtgtatgtctgttttgcctgcatggaagTATGACACgtgcctggtacccttggagtGCATGAGAGGGCAtgacatcccctggaactggagttacagttgttgGCTGCcatgtacatgctgagaaatggACCCAGGTCCTGTAGAGAatcagtacacactcttaactgctgagccgtctctctagcacCTAGTAGTCTGATTTCTGATTTCATCTCTGTCAGTCTGTGCCTTTTGTGCACTGTCCCTCATCTGTAAGatgagaactgtgctttctattcTGGGGTGTTCCCGTCTCAGAAGAGAGATTATAGGACATTATGAAGATGAATCAGTAAGTCTTGTGAGGTGACCCCAGACACCTGAGCCTTGATGAGAGGGACCTTTTTACAAGATGGGTTATGGTTCTTCAGATGGTGGAGACAAAGATGCCCGTGACTCTATCCAAATGCGCTTGGAACAGAGACTCCGTGATGGCCAGGAAGATGGATCTGTGATAGGACGCCATGTGGGCACCTTTGAGCGCCACACCAAGGTGAGCGCTGCCCAGCCCACTGACACTTCTGTGTTTCTCCTCCAAAGAGCatgccttccctcctcctttctctctccttcccttccttcctctctcctctatccCTTACTTcctgtgaggcagggtctccataTGTAGCctagcctgaccttgaactcatacccttctgcctccctagtgatgagACATGCACAACCTTGTCAGACTTAAGCCTCTTTTCTTGATTCTCACTGTTTCCCTTTGCAGGGCATTGGCCGGAAGGTGATGGAGCGTCAGGGCTGGGCTGAAGGCCAGGGCCTGGGTAGTAGGTGCTCCGGGGTGCCTGAGGCCCTGGATGGTGATGGCCAGCACCCCAGATGCAAACGTGGATTGGGGTAAGTGCACCCCTGAAGGGCTCCTTACGGTCATCATGCTGTTTGGTTTCCCTCTTCCCATTGTTTTTGAGATGCATGCTGGGTACTCCTGGAAGATGAACTTCATAGCAGAAGTAGAAGAAATCGATGATACTGTTCTTTATGTTCACTTTAGACCAAATcctataacttaaaaaaaatcatgagccgggcggtggtggcgcacgcctttaatcccagcacttgggaggcagagccaggcggatctctgtgagttcgaggccagcctgggctaccaagtgagttctaggaaaggcacaaagctacacagagaaaccctgtctccaaaaacaaaaaaaaaaaaaaaaaaatcatgggtcCCCCAGGAAAGTCATTTCCTCGAGTCTGGTTTTGGGCTTGATAAGGGAGTCCGTTGTAGGAATGAAAATTCCAAGGTTCCTTGTAGTTGGCATAGACTGTCTCTAGAAGTCGGAGAGCAGAGTTCCAGATATTTAAAGCTTTGTCTTTggtgctgggggtgtggctcagggatGACTATTTGCCTGGCCCTGGGTTCAAAACCCACCAGCACAAGACAGTTGTGTCTTACAGGACAAACCAGATAATGTAGTAGCTACTTCTGTCCCTTGCCTTGTTTTATCCAGGTACCATGGAGAGAAACTACAGCCATTTGGGCAACTGAAGAGGCCCCGAGGAACTGGCTTGGGACTCATTTCCACAATCTATGATGAGCCTCTTCCCCAAGACAGGACGGAGTCCTTGCTCCGACGCCAGCCACCAACCAGCATGAAGTTTCGGACAGATGTGACTTTTGTGAGGGGTTCCAGCTGTGCCTTGGACAGGTCCTCGGAGCCTGAGTGAAGCTACGTCCTTGGTCAGGGTCACTCAGCTCCAGGAGAACAGCCTGGGTCTTGCCTTGTGGATCCACCTCTGAAGCAGCCAAGAGCCTCGGAGTTGGCGCAGCAGGCTCATGTACTGAGACCTGGTGAGCGTGCCTGCCGCTTCTCTACCTCAAAGATGATTTCACAAAAACCCCTCCTTCTGGGGTGGTCTCCGAACCCTAGTCCTTGTCTGGGCTCGCCTCAGAGATCTGGACTGCCTGTGGCACATTCCAGTCGGTTTGGGGGGGTCTGAAGGAGGGCGTCACgagaccagaaaaagaaaagggaccaGAGAAGAACTGGTCCAGAGGGTCGGGCGGTCCCTCACCACCTCCACCCTTTGGCTGGGGGCGGGTCTGCGCGAGAATAAAGAGTTTAGAGCTGGACCGGGTCTGGAAGCTTGCCTTAGAGAAGCCGGGAAACCCTATGACTGACAACCGCGGCGGGAGAAAGTGCGGCTGCGGAACCACGACTCCCTGGCCGGCCTGCGTCGCTGGCGTGTAGGCGGGACTTCCTCTTGGGCAATTTCCGGCGGAGTGCGGAAGTCGGGGCTTTACCCTTCCGTGCCGGgtagtttgcttgttttcttgtgGGTCAGCTTGGTTCAGTTCGGGAAGCGCCCGTGGGCCGGCCTGCTCCGCCTATGGCGGGGTCCGCCCCGGCCACGGCCTTCGGGCAGGCGGTGATCGGGCCCCCGGGCTCCGGGAAGACCACGTACTGCCTGGGCATGAGTGAGTTCCTGCGCGCGCTCGGCCGGCGCGTGGCCGTGGTGAACCTGGACCCGGCCAACGAAGGGCTGCCTTACGAGTGTGCCGTGGACGTGGGCGAGCTGGTGGGGCTGAGCGACGTGATGGACGCGCTGCGCCTGGGGCCCAACGGTGGCCTGCTCTACTGCATGGAGTAcctggaggccaacctggactggCTGCGCGCCAAGCTCGAGCCCCTCCGAGGCCACTACTTTCTCTTCGACTGCCCCgggcaggtggagctctgcaCGCACCATGCCGCCCTGCGCAGCATCTTTTCCCAGATGGCACAGTGGGACCTCAGGGTGCGTCTCGGGTCCGCAGGCCCATTATGCGGATAGAGTCCCTGAGACAGGGAGGTGGACAGATGACACACCCCCAAGTCACATTGAGAGATAGGGTCTGAGTTGAGTTTGGAGCAGAACTACAGCTTCTTGAGGTCGAATTTTAGCTCTGCCACCAACTGTGTGATCTGGGAAAGTCCTCTCAgttcatttttctcatctttaaagtTAACGTGTTAGTTCTCAATGTGGAAGTGATCACGTAGAAAGTGGCTCAGCAATTGTGTAGTTGGTGTGCAAAAGTGTATCTATTGAAAGAGTGGAGAGGCAGATGCAGTGTAACGTGAACCTGTCTCCTACCCAGGGATTCTTTGCAAGATACCTTGTAagaggggttggagatttagctcagtggtagaggccctgGATTTGGACCTACTCTGCTCCGCCTCACCCCAGCATAGTAGGAAGGAGAAAAAGGtactttgtaagaaaaaaataccCCATATTTTCTGGGAGGAAGACGTGATGCTGGCTATTAGAATTAAATACAAGAGCCAGGGAAAGTGGCACAtgccgtaatcccagcacttggcctGTGGAGGCCgaaagatcatgagttccaggccataaAAGCCTGTCTCACGCACACACGTATACTAGGAAATAGAAGCAGAACACAGCTGAGGAAGGCTTACTTGGGATCCTTAAGCGGCTAGTCTCACGAGGATCAGGAAGTCCCTCCCACTCCAGTCTGCCTTTCCCTCTCATCCTGTATCTTCTGCTCACAGCTGACAGCTGTCCACCTTGTGGATTCTCACTACTGTACAGACCCAGCCAAGTTCATCTCAGTACTGTGCACCTCCCTGGCCACCATGCTGCATGTGGAACTGCCCCATGTCAACCTCCTCTCCAAGATGGACCTTATTGAACACTACGGGAAGCTGGGTAAGAGCCCCTACTTGGAGCATGAAGGAAGCTGCCCCACTGTGTATTCCTGACTACTGACCATTTATTTTGTGCATCACTGTGCCAGATACTACAGTTGGTTTAGAGATTACAGATGGGCGCTACAAGGCAATTaaaaggaggtggtggtgggaccGTGGCGGGCTGAAGGAAGTGGGTAACTGTTGGAGGCCGTGGCGCCCTGACACTTGGGTGGTGAGAAGTagccagtccactgtgggcaaaAGTGTTGTCCTAGTTTGAACAGCTAGAGTGCAGCTGCTATCCACCAGGTGTCTCAAACAGCAGACGTTTATCCTCCATCTTCTAGAGGGTGGAGAGCCTTAAGACCAAGGCATGGGTAGACCCAGGGTCTGGCTTGTAGACAGCCGACTTATACCTGCATCCTTCCTTGGCAAGAAGCAGGGAAAATAGATTGGAGTCGGGTAGTGTCTCAATGGCCAGCATTTTTTCCTGCCAAATTATTCTTCTGCTGTGCTAACAGCATCAGCTCCTTAAAATCTGAAGCCATAAAGGAACCAAGAGAGAAAGCTGAAATTCGTAGTATatgagcgggggtggggggtgggagggtgttgGAGATGACGTGGAAGTGACCTTGCCTAATGAGGACATAATCAGGACATGGAGGGATGTCAGCCCAGAGTCCGCTCATCTTTGGGGGCGACTTTCCAAGGAGCCCAAGTGGCTGTCTGTCACATGTGCTCTTCTTTTTTATTGGGAAGCTATTCGTAAAACCAAACCGGATGTTAGAGCATCTATTCTGATTTCTTCATCTTCATGAAGGAACTGTACCAGGGGAGGGAAGGTGGTTTACCCAGGAGGCCTTGCTGCTGAACTCACCAGCATTTATAAAGTTCTTCCAGTGTGTGTACTAAGACCCTGGGGTTTGACCAAGCTTCATGAGGCAGGGACTAAGCATAGTTCTCAGGGTCTGTGTGA containing:
- the Gpn2 gene encoding GPN-loop GTPase 2, translating into MAGSAPATAFGQAVIGPPGSGKTTYCLGMSEFLRALGRRVAVVNLDPANEGLPYECAVDVGELVGLSDVMDALRLGPNGGLLYCMEYLEANLDWLRAKLEPLRGHYFLFDCPGQVELCTHHAALRSIFSQMAQWDLRLTAVHLVDSHYCTDPAKFISVLCTSLATMLHVELPHVNLLSKMDLIEHYGKLAFNLDYYTEVLDLSYLLEHLASDPFFSHYRQLNEKLVQLIEDYSLVSFIPLNIQDKDSIQRVLQAVDKANGYCFGVQEQRSLEAMMSAAMGADFHFSSTLGIQEKYLASSDQTAEQEAMQL